ACTACACATACTTGTACGGTTTACTGCACTTGTCAAGGTGCAATATGGAAAATGAACACGTGTTGTTTCATTAGTATGTACCAGTATGGTTTgggtgttgctgttgtttgttgttgctattttTGTCAttgcattgttgttgtttaggaGACTTTGTCTTCAGACATGCAACTGTGCTTTGAACTGTTGAACAGAACAAGTCGTAGCTTTGCAGCTGTGATTCAAGCTTTAGATGAAAAACTTCGGTAAGTAAGGCTGGTCTACAGTAGCTTACGCAAGTTGAGTGTCAGCCCAGCGTAATGCCAGCGTAACATCAGCATCCTACTGTAAACATGTTAACACCTTTCACTGAGACACTGCATTCTGACCAGCATCAAGACGTTGGACTAGACCcgagttctatttgagcgtcaaCATAACATGAACCAGAAATAGTTTGGTTTCTAACTACCAGTCAGCTGTCATGCTTTCACTCACGTGATGCAGTTGTCTAACATAGGTGACGAAGATCTCATCATGAATCTTGGTAAGAAGacatacagcaacagcagcggTACTTGCTTCACATGCGCTAAGAACGGCCTTTGGCCCCAGACCCGTTGCAGCTGATAAGACGTTGCTTGGTTACGCTTAGGCATGTTCCTGTAAATCAATCAGTTTCAGCATCTGACTATGTTTACGTTATACACTGCATGGGCTGACGCTCAGCTTGCACAAGTTACTGTAAATTAAGTAATAAATTCCAAAGTGCTTTTATGTCAGCATTAATTTGCATTTTACACATGATTGGCAGTAATAAAATCAAAGACTCTCCTACTCTCAATATTGCTACTGTACTAAGATTATTGATTGCTTGTGACTGTTCTTACTACCTCAAAGGAGAAAAGCAGTTtgaaaagtttgtttatttgctcaATCCAACTTACTAGTTAAACCAGTTTGTTCCCGTAGTTTGATAGAAGTTACATGGCCACAAAGAGAGCGTCGATGGACGTAAAAGATATCTTTATCATCAAACAACATTGTACATAAAGAATTGATTTATTTAACTGCTAACATATGTAGTTACATGAGAACAACGTAGGTACGTGTATCGGCCATAATCAATATTGTGATTTTGTAGGTTTCCTGTTTGTATATTCTATTTGGTGCTTCGTGCCCTTGACACAGTGGAAGATGACATGACAATACCAACTGAGGAGAAAGTAAGCATGCTGAAGTCATTTTATACACATTTGGAGGAACCTGGCTGGTGCTACATGGGCTGCAAGGACAAGGACAAAATTGTACTGGAAAACTTTTCAACAGTAATAGACTGTAATAAAGTACAACCACATGATAGGACTCCACTGTTTATGTTCTGCAGGTGTCTGCTGAATATCGTAAACTTGATGAGGTATATCGTATTGTGATCAGCGATATCTGCAGAAGAATGGGAGAAGGCATGACTGTGTTTTTAGAAACACATCCTGATTCTTTGGAAGACTGGGACAAGGTGTGATATAATGTTATACAAGAACATAGATTGGACATGTTTTATAGTACAGAAACACTGACTGTAAATGACCAATGTTTTGTGAGCATTATGTTTCAAAACAGAATTTGACAAAACCTGTTTCTCAGAATGTTAGTAGTTGATGTGTGTAATGGATTTCTAAGCTGCACGAGGTTGAGTTTGAAGGCCACTAAACACATTACTATTATATCATACCATATGTTACTTACTTTACTTTCTCAAGTGCTTACAGCTCTATATAGTACTCACTTTATTAGTGAATTCCCTTTCTCCTGTTTCTGGGAGGATCTCTGACTTAGCCAAGTCCCTATGTTTTTCACTTTGTTAAGTGGTGCTTGTCTGACAGGCCTTTAGCTTGTGGGAATGGACTGACTGTTTAACATTTTTTGCACTTAGACTACGTGTTGACTGGCACGAATGATGATCTATTTCACTACCATATTTTGCCTGTAGCTTAGATCACATATGTTGATCACAAAGGGAAGGTTGGGTTTGAAACTTTTTAGGTGCAGCAGCATTGAAGAATACTAGTCGGTCACTTTCATATGATAGTATATTATTACCTCAAGTTGTCAGGTTCAGGAGGAAGTCCCATTCTATACTTTGTGGTAGGTGCTGCTTGTCCATGGGCTTGGTACATAATTATAGCCTGTATTGCATATCTGGATTAAGTACTGATCTCTTTTGTTGCTGAAAGGAATTTCTTAATATAACACTGTCCACTTTGGCATTAGTGTACTTGCAAGCATACATTAGGTTTGCTTTTCAGAATAATTGTTTATTGCATTTGGAGAAGGACCTTTCTTTCTTCCGACTATCTGCTAGCAAAAGGACTGTAGTGAGGTTAGTCTGCTAATTGGGAGGTGATTACTGATTAGGACATTGTTAAACACACTAGTGCTGTTGACATCTTTAGCaaatttattagaaaagatGACAACAGTCAAAAAAAGGATACGTTTGGTACTACACTGTATGTCAGAGTCATAAATAAAGATGAATTTCTGGCTATTAGTTGCAATATTTCAGAAAACTGAAGTATTTAGTAACTAGGTGCTTTTCACAGAATGCTGGCTTGCAGAACATAAGACTATATGGTACTAAAGATCCATGCAACATTTATTCTGTTCACAGTACTGTATTACAAGGAATTTggatgtgtgtgcttgttgttGCAGTATTGTCATTATGTTGCTGGTCTGGTTGGCATCGGGCTGTCTCGGCTGTTTGCTGCATCACAGTTGGAGGATGAATGTGTTGGACAAGATGAGCATCTTGCTAATTCTCTGGGACTATTTCTGCAGAAGACAAACATAATAAGAGATTATTTAGAAGACATCAATGAGGACAGACAATTTTGGCCAAAAGCAGTATGTGTTGTTCACACAATCTTGTTAATTGAATCTTAGATTTCTAGTATTCTACGAAAGATTACGTGTACGTATATGTATACAGCATTTCGATTAGTAGTATATGTATGGAAATTTATGAGTTGCAATTGCATAGCTGACTTTAATTATTGAATCCAAGCTTATGATGCAGTCAGGAGGTATATGACTGTAGTTTAATTAGGTGTGGATTTAATGTTATATAGTACTAGTGTATTGAGCTCGTTGTCACAATGGTGTTATTggattttgtgtgttggtactcagtttgttgtttttcaaTGAGAATTATGGAGTGTTACTTTAGGTGTGGAGTCTTTATACCAAACAGCTAGCTGACTTCAAGATGAAGGAGAACGCTGGTAGTGCTGTACTGTGTCTAAATCACTTGGTTACAAATGCAATGCAACATGCTCCTGATGTGTTGGCGTACATGTGTCGGATCAGAAATCAAAGTGTTTTCAACTTTTGTGCTATTCCTCAGGTacaatgtttttgtttacTAAAAGTctgcacatgtgtgtatgttgttgtgtgttagtCTGCACAGCACTTAAGAAGAAACTAATAGATAGATTTTGTAATAATAAACAACTGATGATAATAATAGTAGTAAGTACTAGGTGCTTATTTATCTACAACTGCTAGGCACCCACAGAATAGACAGAATGGAACATTTTGATTACAAGCATTTATGAAGGATTTGATTTAGTGCCATTTGTAGATGATGGTTTTAATGCAGAAAATGCACTGTTTACGGCCGTACTTTGAACAATTATTttatgttgtattgtgtgtgtgttgttgttgttgttgttgttgtttggctGAAGACCACTACACGGCAggcataatttttttgtaatgaTGCGTATTAAAGCTAACTTTAAATGGAAGCTGCTCTTACATAAAAGCCAATGTTTCAATGTTGCTTCTGTGACAGTAGCCGGTCTTGTAGAGTTGAGGCTTGTAAATGGCTGATCATTCTTACTCACGAGAGTTTCATTTGAACTGAGTGTGATTCACGTGTCTGCTAATACGCTTTTCTGCTTTCCTCCTTTCTGTTCAATTGTCTTTGTTTTCAATGCCAACAGAGACCACAGCTGTGACCGTTATGTTCAAGCTTGCTAGCTGCAGCTGTGGTCACTGTTGCAAAAGCCAGCCAGTTCTGATCTTGCAGCTTCAAAAGTGCATTCAGTGGGTGAAAGCATGGTTATGGGGATAGTTTTTCAGTATctttattgttgctgttgttgtagctgttttagctatgagccataagaaacgggactttgtaaagtcatgAGGCTTGGCGAGTAGCATACTCTAAATGTATAGCGCTGAATCGACGTCCGGTCTtgggactatgtggctggctgggtggctggctatgtctgtcacactgCGGAATGTGCTACGCCTCCTCTGTGTGGTTCAATCACTGAACGTGGCAACCAAAGATAATAGACAGCCAATCAGATGTGCGAGACTTTCGTGAAAGAGTCTCTTACCAGAATAGTgcaattcatgtttgcaactTCCAGATCTTGTTAGaagtaaacaacagaacttacaTGTCTGCAACTGCTCATGCAAAATTGATCACTCTTGGTTTTACGACATTTATACGGGAATGTAACATTATGTAACCAGACTGTTACGTAAAATGAGCGATTTTATGTCCCATATGCAATAATTCTTGATACTGTACTTCAATGACTGCAGACTATTTATGGACTTTGTGGGTACATGAAACAACAGTTTGTTATATTCGATTTTAGATAATGTTTACAGGTAGCAAGTTTAGAAAGAAAAAGTGTGTTTAGTCGTAATTAAAAAGTgttcagaaggctcatagctgtggaagcgaggGTGTAAATGCTTCATTACTAGTTCTGTACCATACGTCAATTTGTTCAAATTGGGTCCCAGACAGATTTCATTGTGAAACTAGTGGAAAAGCAATGACAACTGTTGTTACGTCGAAGCCTGTCTTGAATAGAAGTCTGCTGGCAAATGTGGCTTGTGCAGACTAATTAATGGGTAAATGACACGAAAAAATcgaaaattattttattgtatttttgttagttCTTAGCATTGATATGCCTCAGCTTAATACGATGTTACAGTAAGATGGCCAGCTTTCAGGTCCAGGTTCAGGTTtgtgcgtgcacacgcacatgtacGTGAAAGACACTGGCTAGAATGTGCAGGCAAACGTGCTCCATCTCTGGTCAGAatagtttatatatatatatatatatatatatatatatatatatatatatatatatatatatatatattagatgtGGAATTTACTATGACCCTGGAAAGTCATTGAATGGCCGGTTTTACCAAGTAACCGAATATTAGACTGAAATGTGTTGTCTTGGAGcaacaaaattataaaaattacatAGAAAATTTTTGCCTGAACTGATGTGTTCACAGTTTGTTTGGGCAGTTGCATGGGAGCTAGTTGCATGGGAGCTATAGCTAGCTCAGCTGCAGACTTTATGTTATTGTGTACAACTTTAGGAATATTGGAACAGTGACACAGTGCACAGTGTTACCTGGTTTACATGCACTTGCCATGCCACTTGCTTTAATATCACTAAAGTTTTGGTGAAAGTGTGCTACTGTATAGTGAAATAGAACTAAAATATGTAGTTGTTGGTCACATAGGTTATGGCAATTGGAACGTTAGCAAGATGCTATAATAACCATGATGTCTTCACTCGAGTGGTTAAAATTCGACGTGGTGAAGCAGTTCGAATGATGATGGAAGCCACAAGCATGGAGTCACTCAAGCAAATTATGCATCAATCAACTTGTGAAGTGAGTCATAAAATGCCAATTTTTGCAATCTGTCTTAATTTAGATTTTATGATTGTGTTCATTTAGATTGGATCAAAGATACCATTTGCTGAGCCAAATGCTATTCAAACACTTCAAATTGTGCAGAAAGTGATGAAGATGTGCTCAAGTGAAGCCTCAACTATTGAAAGATCTCCAGAAAGTCAAAGTGTTCTAATATCAGTACTTGGCAGACTAAAATATGTAGCAGCAGTGGCTGTGTTGGCATTCACATGGCAGTATTGGTCGAtataacataaataaatactGGAGATTGACATATGCACATATCAGTGACTGTGAACTTATTGCATAATTATTTGGTGTAGTGTATTAATTCAATTAGACATAGAGTATGCTCTCTATTCTGATTAACTGTTACTGCCCTGTGGATAGGTAACCACAAGTAAACTTTCAGAGCCATATAGGGTGTGTGTTGCTGCAATAAAAGTGTAACTACTGGCAAACGACACAACCTCTATACCAGTAACTACACAGTCAACTCCTAGGTGATATGACGTCTTGGTGAGGGGACAAACAAGTCTCTAACTTGCTGTTTCACCATAAATTTAACCCATAAAACTACAAGAAACCAAATTTAAAGCTGCTATCAATAAAAGTTGAAGCAGTTTGGGTGATTCTGTACTGAACGTGTGTGTATGGGTTTGCCTATATAACAAAAACGACTATAGTTATTAAAGCTGTGCAATTTAATTAGGGGTAAACACCACAAATGTGAAATGCTGTAGCTACTTGAAACAATGCTATTTCTGCACACAGACAATATGAGCACTAAAACCATAGTGTactgtctttaattaattatataattatatacagTGGGTACAGTACACCATATCACTTTCCTTTTACAGCCTCGGATATCTATACATTCAATTTAGTAAATACATTTAATTTagtaaatacattaattaatcgcGCCACACCCCTCTCAAACGCAGCAAAACGGCATCCGAGGCTGTACGTCATGTATAGATATTAACTAAAATGGCTAACGATCTTCAGAACACGTACGGAAATTCTCGTGAACCGTGTCGTGAGGTTTCAAGGTGTCCTCTAAACAattcgttgttgttgttaaaaCACAATGTAATTTACAGGCGGCCAAAGCATCACTGAAGTGCCTAGACAGAAACAACTATGATAAACTGAAGTGCCAGCTGACTTTCGATGCTTACAAGCTCTGCAAAAGAGATTGGGTGAGGAATAGAAAGGTTTAATTAGCAAATTTTATGTACACAGTACTACAGACATctctaaaaatttaaaatttctgCCAGTAAACTCTGCACTAGCTGTGACTGTCACTAAATTACTCTTGTAGTTACTGATTACAGAATAAGTAGTTAGTCAAACTgtgatttaattaaagctaATTGTGCCGCATGCACAAGGCAGTCATCTGGTGTATTTGTTCGTTCTGTTTCTCTCAAATGGCTTCAGTCTGAGATTTTTCATCTTGCACAGCATTGTGTTTAGTGGTGGTATCCTACACAAAATCTCTCAAGTATTTGTTTGGGCATCAATATTGTTTGAATTAAGAATCAGGTGTATGGACTGTTATACAATTTATACCTACCTACAGTGTCAGAATAAGTTTgcgatatttaattaattagattgcTTTTTGTTTAGTTGAGTATGTGTAGTACTAAGTCAAATGTAAATTAAACACTTTAGTAGTGAATTAATTGACACAAACTGACTAATTTTAAAACCTTTATATATTCTAGTAAGTTGTCATACAATATCAGGCAATTTTAGATATGCTTCTAGTTAGACTTGCAACAATATGTAGGCACAGTTTGACTCCAAAAAGTATGAAGAGGCAACATAATTACAGACGTCAAGAGGAAGTTGAGGGATTGAGTTAAGatattgatgacgtcatttccTCTAGTTGTTTCTTTGTGCAAGATATTATTTGGCTAGAGATATTGTTAAGTTGGTTTGGATCTACATTTTACATATATAGTAAGGTTGATGTGGCAATGCATAATTGTAAATGTCATATTGGCAAGGGGTATGGTAGTCTAGGACTTTACATATTTTAAATTACTTGAATAAATTACCATTGAGAAAAGGATCGTGTTGATTGGTTTGTGGTATCATCTGTCTGCTAGTTAGGGAAGAGTCGGAGAGACATAGATTTATTGATTCTGTTGCAATGTGTCATACAGCATGTGCAGTGTCTAAATTGTTATGTGAAAGTTTTATCAGTCAGTCTACAAGGTGGTCAATGCAACTCAGTTTGTAAATACAATATACATGGGTATAAAATTATTTGTGTGTGAAGTCATTAGTTTAAACACTACAGTGGAATATTATTGTTGAAACATGACAGAATGCAGCAAGAGCTGAGAAGAGAAGGCAAGGACTACCACCATTGACAGTGGAAGAATTTAGACAGAAATATCCTGCAGTCAAATACGTTataaacaaagagacaaaaccaTAAATTGGTCATATACATGTACTCTCAATTCAGTTCTATGGATTGTATATTTTCTTTGATATTAACAGCTTTCTTTCTCTCCTTATGTGCTTTTGATAAAATAGAGTAAGTAGTGAAAGTATTTATTTCTCAAATTTGCtctttgtcattttgtgttttctaATTTCAGTGACATTGAATACATGACAAGCTACGACTCATGAGCAAATGAGATGGATTGTtcaacaaaaaatcaaaaagcAGTTCCAACTTATAATCTAGGATAGTTGGTGTGCAAGAATAATAAATTGCTTGATAACCTGTTTACAAACAGTCAGCCTTGTCACCTTTGAGTTTGTTAAGTTACATGCTCATTGGTTATCAATTATCGATCAGTATACACAGGGGATGAGAGCCTTCCTTTGAGATGGATAATCTTCAAAAAGATGTTGATACCTTAAATGAGAAAGTTTAATTATGCTATACACACAGCAGTTGTTTCTGGAAGAGATAATGCAGCAAGGTTTCATACCACTGATGGTTATGTCTTGCACGAGGTATAAAGGTAGCCATTGTGAAAAGTAGCCAGACAAGACCTGCAAGTGACCAAGTAGCAATGGtcctgcaacagcaacaacacacTTCTATATCCACTGATAAATCACCATAGCCTGTAAATTGTCTATGCTTGATATTTAGgtaattacccgaggcccggatactTGACAATGTAGTAATATGTTTGAAATTTGTGCACAGAAGCCAAAATTTTACTTTCCCAAGGTTGGATTTCTTACATTTATGAAATCAAACTCATGCATGTAGGATATTGCACAGATGATAGACAGTTAATAGATTGTGATTTGTTCATGCACAATATTCAATGTACAGTACTACATTGATTCTTCTCGTTCTCTTTGTGGCTCCATGCCAACAAAGACAGTACAGAGATAGTACAATTCTTTTGTTCTGCCTGACGTCAGTCGTTAGTACTTTCATACTATCGTGCTCACTGCACTTGTATAAAATCACAACAGCATTGTGTTTGTGAATTATGCAACTGCAGCTCTATTTTTTAGTTTGATCAACCAGCCAGTTTCATCATAACTAAATATAATCAAACACTACATACAACCTACACTGCAGTCTACACTGCAGTCTACACTAGGTATTTCACTGTTATTGGCAACATGGATAACAGAGATATGCACGCTTAGCATTCACCTCTGGACAAGACAAACCAGCAAAATAAAACACTTGTAACAATGACATTTATTGTTTCATTCAAGTTCTATGTGCCAAGAAGTATCGATTCAAGTAATATGTGGTTACCAGTAGTCTTTAGTCAAAGTTGAACATACACTGTAAAGTTTTAGTGCATGGCATGCCAGAAACTTACCATCCAAGCCATTCCAAAAGTTCTCCAAAGTAGTTCGGACATGAGATATACTCAAACAATCCTCCTCTTGGAATGGAATAGCTGGAGCCACCTAATTTACATGACAACAAGAATTTGAGATTTATGGACAAGTTATAATCCAACACAGCAAGACTCGTACCTCTGTTACGTAGACTTCTCAACTTCAGGTCAGCATGCTTGTTAATGACATATCCGATAATATACAGAACAATTCCAATGATAAAACGTGGATCGCTGCAGATAACTAAGTTAATTCTGGCTGCTTTCAACAATGCAATCCTGAGTAGATCTCACTAATAGTAATTGTCATCATATACTGCAGTGCCAGTCCAGTCTCCATTAGTACCAGGATAGAGTAGGTTTGGTAACACGGTACCTAATGCAATCCTAGTCAGCATCATGCACATACATttagaaacaaacagaagtaCTAACTGAAGTAACTCAAATGCTTACCCCACTGGCACACTCCTGCTGCTGTATCGCATAATCCATGGATGAATTAATGCTCTACATACAGAAGCAAATTTCTAATGACAGCCGAGAAATTAAGAGTCTTACCAAATTACAATCGGCCCAGTAGTTTGTAATTTAAACAAGAAGTTGCCAACTTTTTGCAATCATAAACTTGCCCAGTTAGTTTGCAATCATAAACAAGGAGTTGTCACCTTTTGTCAAAACAACTAATTTCCTCAAAAATATAATTGTAGGACCACGCTCTTTCTAACAGCACATCCACTCAAATGGTTGTTCCTTGACCAACTTAAAATGTTGCAGTTTTATTAACACAGACAGCAATAATTTGAAATACAAATTGACTGTAGCTCAAATTGATTTAGGTGCTACATGTACAACTGAAGAGGATCGATGCTAAGATGTCTGCTGCATATATGCATACAGGTGCATATTTTCTTTCAAATTGCACTGATGTGAATAAGTTTGAGCTTTAAACTGCCAATTGATTACCtataaatacaatataataaAGTACCTGTGCACATAATGGAGCAGCCACAAAGTCAGGAATACATAATTGCAATACCCTTTCGATCTTGAACTGCCAACAAGAAAAAATACCTTCAAATAGATTATACAAAATGTTTAAAGTGCTAGCAATCTACTATCTTTCACAACTCAGAGTGTTCACCAAAGTAAAGGTGAAAAGTGCAGAGAAGTCGGATATTGTGTGAGCTATTCGTTGAGGTATTAGTGGCCCCCAGCCACTGTCTTCTTTCTGGTGTCGTCCATAAGGTGCAGGTTTCTTAAGTTGGCTCAGTAACGTTACAACGGCTAATACAAACCCAGCAATAACTAGACTGTACTGAGTCCAAATGTGAACTGCATCATTTGAGAATCTCCATGGTAGCCACTGCAAAGTCAGACAAAATAGAGTAAAACGACAGACATGAGCACCAACACAACAACGCAACACACCTGAAACAGAGGTGCTGAAGTAGAGTTGACCATAATCCAGAGCCCAGAGCCAGTCCAGAGCCTCGTACCTCCCGACCGCTTAACGATCGAAGCGAATAGACCTTTTCTGTGGTCGTGGATACTACCGACGTCATCGCGTCTCTGGGAACATCTGGGTGCTAGCTATAGAGCACTg
The sequence above is drawn from the Corticium candelabrum chromosome 8, ooCorCand1.1, whole genome shotgun sequence genome and encodes:
- the LOC134183779 gene encoding squalene synthase-like, whose product is MDLIRSITHPDELLALLKFKYGGGRETVMPLNQVETLSSDMQLCFELLNRTSRSFAAVIQALDEKLRFPVCIFYLVLRALDTVEDDMTIPTEEKVSMLKSFYTHLEEPGWCYMGCKDKDKIVLENFSTVSAEYRKLDEVYRIVISDICRRMGEGMTVFLETHPDSLEDWDKYCHYVAGLVGIGLSRLFAASQLEDECVGQDEHLANSLGLFLQKTNIIRDYLEDINEDRQFWPKAVWSLYTKQLADFKMKENAGSAVLCLNHLVTNAMQHAPDVLAYMCRIRNQSVFNFCAIPQVMAIGTLARCYNNHDVFTRVVKIRRGEAVRMMMEATSMESLKQIMHQSTCEIGSKIPFAEPNAIQTLQIVQKVMKMCSSEASTIERSPESQSVLISVLGRLKYVAAVAVLAFTWQYWSI
- the LOC134183836 gene encoding 3-oxo-5-alpha-steroid 4-dehydrogenase 1-like — its product is MVNSTSAPLFQWLPWRFSNDAVHIWTQYSLVIAGFVLAVVTLLSQLKKPAPYGRHQKEDSGWGPLIPQRIAHTISDFSALFTFTLVFFLVGSSRSKGYCNYVFLTLWLLHYVHRALIHPWIMRYSSRSVPVGIALGTVLPNLLYPGTNGDWTGTAVYDDNYYYDPRFIIGIVLYIIGYVINKHADLKLRSLRNRGGSSYSIPRGGLFEYISCPNYFGELLEWLGWTIATWSLAGLVWLLFTMATFIPRARHNHQWYQHLFEDYPSQRKALIPCVY